A single genomic interval of Anopheles marshallii chromosome 2, idAnoMarsDA_429_01, whole genome shotgun sequence harbors:
- the LOC128719804 gene encoding protein giant, with protein MMAQFMMDLKTEPRLSPSLYSPASPKMIDSNGRPQSTDSGVLDLSKRRDSLDARKTPSPSYHCYSEVGGTPPPSNHSSPQQCDMNVSTNPENTILLNYGELVRARRLSPTKSLLHFEELAHHTQTQLAPAVQAFHRHGMGLPKPETDILQQHLLQQAHRAGPIPSYLLPTAALQHHPHHQQQQTSPAAFSPSPIRLRELDTLSESGSEGTSLVSSSQRKCKEEGGNPPKDGAPSGNQQYPMVVGRDGKLSRPFKAYPRDPLSLAAGFVASDTILDTNSAEKYNLFRKRMLEQIHAANGGQPTVSNPKMRRLANSTKSGTSSSNAPSAAMSDASSSESCDEKPPSKEHVLSMAAAKAHQSLTTCGEMAQYTATNQRPLVTPSRNETLEAACDVIGSSDVSPSSRAESSGTAATPALNHSNSGSSVKDSAYYERRKKNNAAAKKSRDRRRIKEDEIAIRAAFLERENIELKFELAAARKQLALYGVTSSVAAS; from the exons ATGATGGCTCAATTTATGATGGATTTAAAAACAG AACCCCGTCTTAGTCCCTCGCTCTACTCACCCGCTTCGCCTAAAATGATCGACTCCAACGGTCGCCCACAGTCGACCGACTCCGGTGTGCTGGATCTGTCCAAGCGGCGTGACTCTCTGGACGCCCGGAAAACACCATCACCTTCATACCACTGCTACAGCGAGGTGGGTGGCACACCGCCCCCAAGCAACCACAGTTCCCCCCAGCAGTGTGACATGAACGTGTCCACCAACCCGGAAAACACCATTCTGCTCAACTACGGTGAACTTGTCCGGGCTCGTCGCTTATCGCCGACCAAGTCACTGCTACACTTCGAAGAACTTGCtcaccacacacaaacccaacTCGCACCGGCCGTGCAAGCCTTTCACCGGCACGGAATGGGGCTGCCAAAGCCGGAAACCGACATCCTTCAGCAGCATCTACTGCAGCAAGCGCATCGGGCAGGTCCAATTCCGTCCTATCTGCTTCCGACGGCGGCACTGCAGCATCATCctcaccatcagcagcagcagacgtCACCGGCGGCCTTCTCACCGAGTCCAATTCGTCTCCGCGAGCTGGACACATTGTCCGAGTCCGGTTCGGAAGGCACGTCCCTGGTCAGCTCGAGTCAGCGCAAGTGCAAGGAGGAGGGAGGAAACCCGCCCAAGGATGGTGCACCTTCCGGAAACCAGCAGTACCCGATGGTGGTCGGTCGAGACGGTAAACTGTCTCGGCCCTTCAAGGCTTACCCTCGGGATCCGCTCAGCCTGGCGGCGGGTTTCGTCGCCAGCGACACTATCCTCGATACGAACTCGGCCGAAAAGTACAACCTGTTCCGGAAGCGGATGCTGGAACAGATCCACGCCGCCAACGGCGGCCAACCGACCGTGTCCAACCCGAAGATGCGCCGCCTAGCAAACTCGACCAAATCCGGTACCTCCTCCTCGAACGCCCCGTCCGCCGCCATGAGCGATGCATCGTCGTCCGAGTCTTGCGACGAAAAACCACCATCGAAGGAGCACGTGCTCAGTATGGCGGCAGCGAAAGCGCACCAGAGCCTTACAACGTGCGGCGAGATGGCGCAATACACCGCAACCAATCAGCGCCCGCTAGTGACGCCATCGCGAAACGAAACACTCGAAGCGGCGTGTGACGTCATTGGTTCGTCGGACGTATCGCCGTCATCGAGGGCGGAGTCAAGCGGTACAGCAGCAACGCCAGCACTAAATCACAGCAACAGCGGCTCGTCCGTCAAAGATTCGGCCTACTACGAGCGACGCAAGAAGAATAATGCCGCAGCCAAAAAGTCACGCGATCGACGCCGCATCAAGGAGGACGAAATTGCGATTCGGGCCGCATTTCTCGAGCGGGAAAACATCGAGCTGAAGTTTGAGCTGGCGGCCGCCCGGAAGCAGCTCGCATTGTACGGCGTCACGAGCTCGGTGGCCGCTTCGTAG
- the LOC128707309 gene encoding 40S ribosomal protein S12, mitochondrial has protein sequence MATLNQMHRTGPHFKVRPPRQPLDGKPFAKGVVLKTLIKKPKKPNSANRKCVLVRLSTGKELVAYIPGIGHNLQEHNIVLVRVGRCQDLPGVKIKCVRGKYDLPHVIKQK, from the coding sequence ATGGCCACCCTGAACCAGATGCATCGAACGGGGCCCCACTTTAAGGTGCGACCGCCACGCCAACCGCTCGATGGAAAACCGTTCGCGAAGGGTGTCGTGCTGAAGACGCTGATCAAGAAACCGAAGAAACCAAACTCCGCCAACCGGAAGTGTGTGCTGGTGCGGCTTTCCACCGGCAAGGAGCTAGTGGCGTACATTCCCGGCATCGGACACAACCTGCAGGAGCACAACATTGTGCTGGTGCGCGTTGGGCGCTGCCAGGATTTGCCCGGTGTGAAGATTAAGTGTGTACGCGGCAAGTACGATCTGCCCCACGTGATTAAGCAGAAGTAA